From Trichoderma atroviride chromosome 1, complete sequence, one genomic window encodes:
- a CDS encoding uncharacterized protein (EggNog:ENOG41~TransMembrane:12 (i32-56o68-90i102-121o127-151i163-184o204-226i338-355o389-409i421-439o451-474i486-510o516-535i)) encodes MRRSNSVARPRRGSSATRREEQLPAFPAQQMFVLACCRLCEPIAFMSIFPYIYYMIEDFKITADPNKIAVYAGMVTSAFTLAEFATGVMWGKLSDKIGRKPVLLSGLIGTAISVLIFGFAPSLPVALFARAMGGLLNGNIGVLQTTVAELVTVKEHQPRAYTIMPMVWCIGSIIGPMIGGALARPCISYPDYFPRGSIWDHYPYLLPNLFSAVMVLFGVVVGILFLDETHLAKKGEKDRGRELGDRIASLFGKFNYGRADKHEKQSLLSNNKLAGYDTLSSSDATEISRGRERLPDYRSRETSPRISSQENAERQTISTTESPEMQPDQPTNVFTKPVVMNIISYGILAFHTITYDQLFPVFLSTAPPKEPILELPFKFVNGFGLDTKAIGVIISIQGFYSLLSNYLIVTPITRRLGPLRLFRLIAFSYFALYFVTPYVVLLPESLRMPAIYFLVIWKCTFSTMAYPSNAILLANSAPSKQVLGTINGVAASTASLCRALGPTLSGFLYAMGLQSGYSGLAWWFSGLVTIAGAYLSSQITESPQAPPMHDYDDEESV; translated from the exons ATGCGGAGGTCAAATTCCGTGGCTCGCCCTCGGCGTGGCAGCTCTGCCACTCGGCGCGAGGAGCAGCTGCCGGCATTCCCTGCTCAGCAGATGTTTGTGCTTG CCTGCTGCAGATTGTGTGAACCAATTGCGTTCATGTCCATCTTCCCTTACATTTACTACATGATTGAAGACTTCAAAATCACTGCGGATCCGAACAAAATCGCCGTCTACGCTGGCATGGTTACTTCCGCATTCACTCTGGCCGAATTCGCAACCGGTGTCATGTGGGGAAAGTTGAGCGACAAGATTGGACGAAAGCCTGTTCTGCTCAGCGGTCTCATTGGTACTGCTATCAGCGTACTCATTTTTGGATTCGCTCCCAGCTTGCCCGTTGCTCTCTTTGCGAGAGCAATGGGTGGTCTTCTCAACGG AAACATCGGCGTGTTGCAGACCACCGTGGCTGAGCTCGTGACAGTTAAGGAGCATCAAC CTCGCGCTTATACTATCATGCCCATGGTTTGGTGCATCGGGTCAATCATTGGCCCCATGATTGGTGGTGCTCTGGCTCGACCCTGTATCAGCTATCCCGACTACTTTCCCCGCGGCTCAATCTGGGACCACTACCCATACCTCTTGCCTAACCTCTTTAGCGCAGTAATGGTTCTTTTTGGTGTCGTCGTGGGGATTCTGTTTTTGGACGAGACTCATCTTGCCAAGAAGGGTGAGAAGGATCGCGGTCGCGAACTCGGTGACCGAATTGCTTCACTGTTTGGCAAGTTCAATTACGGTCGAGCCGATAAGCACGAAAAGCAAAGCCTtctcagcaacaacaagctTGCCGGATATGATACCCTTTCTAGTTCTGATGCGACTGAGATTTCTCGTGGCAGAGAGCGACTGCCAGATTACCGAAGCCGAGAGACGTCGCCCCGGATTTCTTCTCAGGAGAACGCGGAGCGCCAGACCATTTCCACCACCGAATCACCCGAGATGCAGCCTGATCAGCCCACCAATGTTTTCACCAAGCCAGTCGTGATGAACATTATTTCATATGGCATTCTTGCATT CCACACCATCACGTACGATCAGCTCTTCCCGGTTTTTCTGAGCACTGCTCCTCCCAAGGAGCCAATCCTCGAGCTCCCATTCAAGTTTGTAAACGGATTCGGTCTTGACACAAAGGCCATTGgtgtcatcatctccattcAGGGCTTTTATTCGTTGCTGTCCAACTATCTGATCGTGACGCCCATCACCCGCCGACTCGGACCTCTTCGCCTCTTCCGCCTCATTGCTTTCTCCTACTTTGCGCTGTACTTTGTCACGCCTTATGTGGTACTCCTCCCGGAGAGCCTGAGAATGCCTGCCATCTATTTCTTGGTCATCTGGAAGTGCACATTTTCGACAATGGCGTACCCCAGCAACGCAATCCTCCTGGCAAATTCGGCCCCATCTAAGCAGGTTCTCGGGACGATCAATGGCGTCGCGGCTTCTACAGCAAGCTTGTGCAGAGCTCTTGGCCCTACTCTTTCTGGCTTCCTCTACGCCATGGGCCTGCAATCTGGTTATTCCGGCCTCGCTTGGTGGTTCAGCGGCCTGGTCACCATTGCCGGCGCCTATCTTAGCTCTCAAATTACAGAGAGCCCCCAAGCCCCTCCTATGCACGAttacgatgacgaagaaagCGTTTAG
- a CDS encoding uncharacterized protein (EggNog:ENOG41) codes for MTTLALGHLPSLWRQHLLSEFAGLKQACPEGVFVSLTPGEPSLWSAVLFVRHGPYAPAVLRFQILFPDAYPRAPPLVTFSTDIFHPLITPLTTHMYAASVESDKSTTERPKLPPGGFSLEHGFPEWFGGPQRPEGRRSKSPSAVSTKSSKRKSMKPPPVPEKDNLPRYMQTDRRTISTYSLLKYIRSTFDKAEVLDAVPLSAAGNPGAWHAWRTHRRKQEKVDEKKTYRLSRLSILSGDTTRETFSERGDGAAESDAKSITSSQATREPGEWNWDGVWEDRVKKGVASTLTESVLYGASGISDDMIHFLALEEGTIEAVKGNLRRTLDASA; via the exons ATGACTACTCTCGCTCTGGGGCATCTCCCCTCGCTGTGGCGGCAGCACTTGCTGTCGGAATT CGCCGGATTGAAGCAAGCTTGCCCCGAGGGAGTGTTTGTCAGTCTGACTCCTGGAGAGCCGTCGCTGTGGTCAGCAGTGCTTTTCGTTCGCCATG GTCCCTATGCTCCGGCTGTTCTTCGATTCCAAATTCTGTTCCCCGACGCATACCCTCGAGCTCCACCCCTGGTCACCTTCTCAACGGACATCTTCCACCCTCTCATCACTCCCTTGACGACGCACATGTACGCTGCAAGCGTGGAGAGCGATAAGAGCACTACAGAGAGACCAAAGCTGCCCCCTGGCGGCTTTAGCCTGGAGCATGGCTTTCCAGAGTGGTTTGGCGGCCCTCAACGGCCAGAGGGTCGAAGGAGTAAGTCGCCTTCAGCAGTGTCCACAAAATCGTCAAAGCGCAAAAGTatgaagccgccgccggttCCCGAAAAGGACAACTTGCCGCGGTATATGCAGACAGATCGAAGGACGATATCGACCTACTCCCTTTTAAAGTACATTCGAAGCACGTTTGATAAAGCAGAAGTTCTCGATGCGGTgcctctttctgctgctgggaaTCCAGGAGCTTGGCATGCGTGGCGTACGCATAGGcgcaaacaagaaaaggttgatgagaaaaagaCTTATAGATTGAGTCGACTCAGCATATTGAGCGGTGACACAACTAGAGAGACTTTTAGTGAACGAGGAGATGGTGCAGCTGAATCTGATGCAAAGAGTATAACGTCGTCTCAGGCTACGAGGGAGCCTGGAGAATGGAATTGGGACGGTGTTTGGGAGGATAGAGTGAAGAAGGGCGTAGCGTCTACTTTGACCGAGTCGGTATTGTATGGCGCGTCAGGAATATCCGACGACATG ATTCATTTCCTAGCACTCGAAGAAGGGACTATTGAGGCTGTCAAGGGCAATCTGCGTCGAACTCTGGATGCCTCAGCATGA